A genomic window from Winogradskyella sp. J14-2 includes:
- a CDS encoding DUF2851 family protein: MQEDFLHYVWKQKAFSSTSLKTTSGASIVILKLGHHNHNSGPDFFNAQLSIDGQLWAGNVEIHIKSSDWYVHGHEKDKAYDNVILHVVWEHDTEVFRSDNSVVPTLELKPIVNRNLITNYYTLMSSKSWINCQTHYPEVDDFVLENWIERLYIERLERKSNDILELLKQSKNDWEAVLFKMLLKNFGLKVNGEAFLSLANSVDYAVIRKLQHNVLDLEALLFGQSGLLDGDAQESYFLDLKQRYQFLAQKFQLNNQGVLPLQFFRLRPPNFPTIRLSQFVNLYVSERQLFSKIMSAETKNEFYNLLSKGVTSFWMTHYTFGKESKALKKVITKPLIDLVVINTIIPLKFSYAKHQGRNINDDLFNLLSEIKQETNSIVNKYMQLKPIKKNALSSQGLLQLKQNYCNKNRCLHCAIGNSLIVKN, encoded by the coding sequence ATGCAAGAAGACTTTCTACATTACGTTTGGAAGCAAAAAGCTTTTTCTTCAACATCGCTTAAAACTACAAGTGGTGCATCTATTGTTATCTTAAAATTAGGGCATCATAATCATAATTCAGGTCCAGATTTTTTTAATGCCCAGTTAAGTATTGATGGTCAGTTATGGGCTGGTAATGTTGAAATTCATATAAAATCTTCAGATTGGTATGTGCATGGTCATGAAAAAGACAAGGCATATGATAATGTAATTTTACATGTAGTTTGGGAACATGATACAGAAGTATTTAGAAGTGATAATTCAGTAGTTCCCACATTAGAGTTAAAGCCAATTGTTAACCGAAATCTAATTACTAATTATTATACATTAATGTCTTCTAAATCGTGGATTAATTGCCAAACACATTATCCCGAAGTAGACGATTTTGTATTAGAAAATTGGATTGAAAGATTATACATAGAACGCTTAGAACGAAAATCGAATGACATTTTAGAGCTTTTAAAGCAATCTAAAAACGACTGGGAGGCAGTTTTGTTTAAAATGCTGTTAAAAAACTTTGGGCTAAAAGTAAATGGTGAGGCTTTTTTGAGTCTTGCAAATTCCGTTGATTATGCTGTTATACGAAAATTGCAACATAATGTCTTAGATCTAGAAGCACTTTTATTTGGTCAGTCAGGTTTGCTAGATGGTGATGCGCAGGAGTCTTATTTTTTAGATTTAAAACAGCGGTACCAATTTCTAGCTCAAAAATTTCAACTTAACAACCAAGGTGTTTTGCCGTTGCAATTTTTTAGATTGCGACCTCCAAATTTTCCAACAATTCGCTTATCGCAATTTGTTAACCTTTATGTTTCAGAGCGTCAATTGTTTTCAAAAATTATGTCTGCAGAAACCAAAAACGAATTTTATAATCTCTTAAGTAAAGGAGTTACAAGCTTTTGGATGACACACTATACCTTTGGTAAAGAGTCAAAGGCATTAAAAAAAGTAATTACAAAACCTCTTATAGATCTTGTAGTAATAAATACTATTATCCCCTTAAAATTTAGTTATGCCAAGCATCAAGGTAGAAATATTAACGACGATTTATTTAATTTACTCAGTGAAATTAAGCAAGAAACCAACAGCATTGTAAATAAATACATGCAACTCAAACCAATAAAAAAAAATGCTCTAAGTTCTCAAGGTTTATTGCAACTAAAACAAAATTATTGCAACAAAAATAGGTGCCTTCATTGCGCTATTGGAAATAGTTTAATAGTTAAAAATTAA
- a CDS encoding PLP-dependent cysteine synthase family protein: MEYVENILGTIGNTPLVKMNKLVEELPCLVLAKYETFNPGNSVKDRMALQMIEDAEADGRLKPGGTIIEGTSGNTGMGLALAAIVKGYKCIFVISDKQSKEKMDVLRAVGAEVIVCPTDVEPDDPRSYYSVSKRLGEETPNSWYVNQYDNPSNCKAHFKTTGPEIWEQTDGKVTHFVVGVGTGGTISGVGSYLKMKNPNIKVWGVDTYGSVFKKYHETGIFDENEIYPYVTEGIGEDILPANVNFGIIDGFTKVTDKDAAVYTQRLAKEEGMFLGNSAGAAIKGVLQLKEHFKPEDVVVVLFHDHGSRYVGKMFNDDWMREKGYID; this comes from the coding sequence ATGGAGTACGTAGAAAACATATTAGGAACCATTGGTAACACACCTTTGGTAAAGATGAATAAATTAGTAGAGGAGCTACCATGTTTGGTTTTAGCCAAGTATGAAACCTTTAATCCAGGAAACTCAGTTAAGGATCGTATGGCATTGCAAATGATTGAAGATGCAGAGGCAGACGGACGCTTAAAGCCTGGCGGAACTATCATCGAAGGGACATCAGGAAATACAGGTATGGGACTCGCTCTAGCAGCCATAGTTAAAGGCTATAAATGTATTTTTGTTATAAGCGATAAGCAGTCTAAAGAAAAAATGGATGTTTTAAGAGCTGTAGGTGCAGAAGTTATTGTCTGCCCTACAGACGTAGAGCCAGATGATCCTCGAAGTTACTATTCAGTGTCCAAAAGACTTGGTGAAGAAACGCCAAATTCATGGTATGTAAATCAATACGACAATCCAAGTAACTGTAAAGCTCATTTTAAAACTACTGGTCCAGAAATTTGGGAACAAACAGACGGAAAAGTAACACATTTTGTAGTTGGAGTAGGTACAGGAGGTACGATTTCAGGTGTGGGAAGTTATCTAAAAATGAAAAACCCAAACATTAAAGTCTGGGGTGTGGATACTTATGGTTCTGTGTTTAAAAAATATCATGAAACCGGCATTTTTGATGAAAACGAAATCTATCCTTACGTAACCGAAGGTATTGGTGAAGACATTTTACCGGCAAATGTTAATTTTGGTATTATTGATGGATTTACAAAAGTAACTGACAAAGATGCTGCGGTGTACACACAACGTTTAGCAAAAGAAGAAGGTATGTTTTTGGGTAATTCTGCTGGTGCTGCTATAAAAGGTGTGCTTCAATTAAAAGAACATTTTAAACCTGAAGACGTCGTGGTTGTCTTGTTTCATGATCACGGAAGTCGCTATGTGGGTAAGATGTTCAATGACGATTGGATGCGCGAAAAAGGGTATATTGACTAA
- a CDS encoding ComEA family DNA-binding protein, producing the protein MKSHFQFSNQQRNGIFSLLIIIIALQCINTFLDFSDDNAYVETEEIEAFRKELDSLRLIEIENNKPKIYPFNPNYITDYKGYTLGMSNEEINRLHQFREKNQWVNSAKQFQQVTKVSDSLLNKISPYFKFPEWVTNPKPRSNGYSNSFSSKSKPKTFDEKIDLNTATASQLKSVYGVGEKLSERIINYRNKYNGFVADVELTEVYGLMPEVVDRIKNDFTVKTPKAITTYNLNSATRDELVLIKYIDYELANSIIEERTLREGFSSFEELTKIEDFPVKKIEIIKLYLRL; encoded by the coding sequence ATGAAATCCCATTTCCAGTTTTCTAACCAACAACGGAATGGGATTTTTTCATTGCTCATCATTATCATAGCTTTACAATGTATAAACACTTTTTTAGATTTTTCTGACGATAACGCTTATGTAGAAACCGAAGAAATTGAGGCTTTTAGAAAAGAGCTCGACTCTCTGCGCTTAATAGAAATAGAAAATAATAAACCGAAGATTTATCCATTTAATCCTAATTATATTACTGACTACAAAGGGTATACCTTGGGTATGTCTAATGAAGAGATTAACAGGCTTCACCAATTTAGAGAGAAGAATCAATGGGTGAATTCAGCCAAACAATTTCAGCAAGTCACAAAAGTATCAGATTCATTATTGAACAAAATTTCACCTTACTTTAAGTTTCCAGAGTGGGTTACCAATCCAAAGCCAAGGTCAAATGGTTACAGCAACTCTTTTTCTAGTAAGAGCAAGCCAAAAACCTTTGATGAAAAAATAGATCTAAATACAGCAACGGCAAGTCAACTTAAATCAGTCTATGGTGTCGGAGAAAAACTATCAGAACGCATAATCAACTATAGAAACAAATACAATGGTTTTGTAGCAGATGTAGAGTTAACAGAGGTCTATGGTTTAATGCCAGAAGTGGTCGATAGAATAAAAAATGACTTTACGGTTAAAACCCCTAAAGCAATAACAACATACAATCTTAATTCTGCTACACGAGATGAACTTGTGCTTATAAAATACATAGATTACGAATTAGCAAATAGTATTATTGAAGAACGAACACTAAGGGAAGGTTTTAGTTCTTTTGAAGAATTAACAAAAATTGAAGATTTTCCTGTAAAAAAAATAGAGATAATTAAATTATATTTGCGTTTATAA
- a CDS encoding PspC domain-containing protein, which yields MNLFYKLLHFFQKRGYYVCQRIADRLGIRAKIVRTSFMYLTFVTVGFGFALYLFLAFWMRIKDIIYTKRSSVFDL from the coding sequence ATGAATTTGTTTTATAAATTACTTCATTTTTTTCAGAAAAGAGGATACTATGTATGCCAACGCATCGCTGATCGGTTAGGTATTAGAGCTAAAATTGTTAGAACATCATTTATGTATCTTACCTTTGTAACCGTGGGTTTTGGTTTTGCATTGTATTTGTTTTTAGCATTCTGGATGCGAATTAAAGATATAATTTACACAAAACGTTCTTCGGTTTTTGATTTATAG
- a CDS encoding alanine/glycine:cation symporter family protein: MKKYLLSLFVLILPFVNFAQETTSEKIDNAFKKYTGWFVEGIFAEIPFGEINEEVTLDLTKTDPFKYNKKIENDSIYITEIRLPSNRIATEIDILSDTKLFVKDKNSIVLSNKQLKSNQSVTLMATSPYASIPWVLIVLVGGAMFFTIYFKFINVTGFRTAIKVVQGKYEDIEKHGADTLYGDSTPNEAGDIIETIRDEGADGEVSHFQALTAALSATVGLGNIAGVAVALSIGGPGATFWMIIAGLLGMASKFAECTLGVKYRDVGEDGTVYGGPMYYLTKGLRSKGMGGFGKVLAVLFAIFVIGGSFGGGNMFQANQAAAQFTKLFNFESDNAGMYFGLVMAALVAVVIIGGIKRIASVTEKIVPFMAGIYVLAALIILGANFTLIDDAFGLIFEGAFSGLGIAGGLVGVMIQGIRRGAFSNEAGVGSAAIAHSAVRTKYPASEGIVALLEPFVDTVVICTMTALVIVITNFDGSFMEYGVEIKEGVEITATAFDTVIPHFSVVLTIAVILFAFSTMISWSYYGMQGWVFLFGKGKVSDLAYKILFLIFVVIGASISLGAVIDFSDAMIFAMVVPNIIGVILLSPIIRNELKKYYKAINVKEEAIEEGADDLNEVL; encoded by the coding sequence ATGAAGAAATATCTTCTGTCACTTTTTGTGCTAATATTACCGTTTGTAAATTTTGCCCAAGAAACTACATCCGAAAAGATTGATAATGCTTTTAAAAAATACACAGGATGGTTTGTAGAAGGAATCTTTGCAGAAATACCTTTTGGTGAAATAAATGAAGAGGTTACTTTAGATTTAACAAAAACAGATCCTTTTAAGTACAACAAGAAAATTGAAAATGATTCAATTTATATTACAGAAATAAGACTTCCAAGCAATAGAATTGCTACCGAAATAGATATACTATCAGATACTAAACTTTTTGTAAAAGACAAAAACAGTATCGTACTTTCTAATAAACAATTGAAATCCAATCAGAGCGTAACACTAATGGCTACATCGCCTTACGCCAGTATTCCATGGGTTCTTATTGTATTAGTAGGTGGTGCAATGTTCTTTACTATCTATTTTAAGTTCATCAATGTTACTGGTTTTAGAACGGCCATTAAGGTTGTTCAAGGAAAGTACGAAGATATAGAGAAGCACGGTGCTGATACCTTGTATGGCGATAGTACACCAAACGAAGCCGGTGATATTATAGAAACTATTAGAGATGAAGGCGCAGATGGTGAAGTCTCACATTTTCAAGCATTAACTGCTGCATTGTCTGCTACTGTAGGTCTAGGTAACATTGCAGGTGTTGCAGTAGCATTATCTATTGGTGGTCCTGGTGCAACCTTTTGGATGATTATAGCTGGTCTTTTGGGTATGGCATCAAAATTTGCAGAATGTACACTTGGCGTAAAATATAGAGATGTAGGTGAGGATGGTACTGTTTACGGTGGGCCAATGTATTACTTAACAAAAGGATTAAGATCTAAGGGAATGGGTGGCTTCGGTAAGGTCTTAGCAGTATTATTTGCAATTTTTGTTATTGGTGGCTCATTCGGTGGTGGAAACATGTTTCAAGCTAACCAAGCAGCCGCTCAGTTTACTAAACTTTTTAATTTCGAAAGTGATAACGCTGGCATGTATTTTGGTTTGGTAATGGCCGCTTTAGTCGCAGTAGTTATAATTGGCGGTATAAAGCGTATTGCTTCGGTAACAGAAAAAATTGTTCCATTCATGGCAGGTATATATGTATTAGCTGCTTTAATAATATTGGGTGCTAACTTCACACTTATCGATGATGCTTTTGGATTAATATTCGAAGGTGCATTTTCTGGTCTTGGTATAGCAGGTGGACTTGTTGGTGTAATGATTCAGGGCATTAGAAGAGGTGCGTTTTCAAACGAGGCAGGTGTAGGTTCTGCGGCTATTGCTCACTCCGCTGTTAGAACAAAATATCCAGCAAGCGAAGGCATCGTAGCCTTATTAGAGCCGTTTGTAGATACTGTTGTAATTTGTACAATGACTGCCTTGGTTATTGTTATCACAAATTTTGATGGTTCATTTATGGAATATGGTGTTGAGATTAAAGAAGGTGTTGAAATTACAGCAACAGCTTTTGATACTGTTATACCACATTTTTCAGTAGTATTAACAATAGCGGTAATATTATTTGCATTTAGCACAATGATTTCTTGGTCCTACTATGGTATGCAAGGTTGGGTATTCTTATTTGGAAAAGGAAAGGTTTCAGATCTGGCTTATAAAATCTTATTTTTAATCTTCGTGGTAATTGGTGCCTCAATAAGCCTGGGTGCTGTCATTGATTTCTCAGACGCTATGATATTTGCTATGGTGGTGCCAAACATAATTGGTGTTATCTTATTATCACCAATTATTAGAAATGAATTGAAAAAGTATTATAAAGCCATAAACGTTAAAGAGGAAGCCATTGAAGAAGGCGCCGACGATTTAAACGAGGTTTTATAA
- a CDS encoding exo-beta-N-acetylmuramidase NamZ domain-containing protein: MRFKVFKNTVLLFVLVVISCAGKGGSEKLEVRSEKTEDTSTALRQAQRDTLSMTEEKDDKSIVVGANRTEVYLPLLKGKRVGVVANQTSVIFRKKIRKFTVLNYVHIVDSLLERNINIKKVFSPEHGFRGTADAGENVKDGVDVKTQLPIFSLHGKHKKPTAEQLEDLDIMVFDIQDVGVRFYTYISTLHYVMEACAENNVKLLILDRPNPNGNYIDGPKLEKKHSSFLGMHTIPLVHGMTIGEYAEMINGEGWLKDNAKCDITIVEMEHYNHEKTYSLPIRPSPNLPNDQSITLYPSLGLFEGTNINAGRGTEFQFQRYGAPFLDASHYTFTYTPKPNFGSKYPKHKDELCYGEDLSNIKAERQFTLKYVIDAYTNATDKSKVFNTANFTKHAGTEKLQQQIESGMSEEAIRATWKEDLETFKAIRAKYLVYD; the protein is encoded by the coding sequence ATGCGTTTTAAGGTTTTCAAAAATACAGTTTTATTATTTGTCTTGGTAGTGATTTCTTGTGCAGGAAAAGGAGGAAGTGAAAAGCTCGAAGTTAGAAGTGAGAAGACAGAAGACACTTCGACTGCGCTTCGACAGGCTCAGCGTGACACGCTCAGTATGACAGAAGAAAAGGATGACAAAAGTATTGTAGTTGGCGCCAACCGAACTGAAGTTTACTTACCATTATTAAAAGGAAAGCGCGTTGGTGTTGTGGCTAATCAAACCTCTGTGATTTTTAGAAAAAAGATAAGAAAGTTCACAGTCTTAAATTATGTACATATTGTTGACTCTTTACTTGAAAGAAATATAAATATCAAAAAAGTATTTTCTCCTGAGCATGGTTTTAGAGGTACGGCTGATGCCGGTGAAAATGTAAAAGATGGTGTAGATGTAAAAACACAGTTACCAATTTTTTCGCTTCATGGTAAACACAAAAAACCAACAGCCGAGCAACTCGAAGATTTAGATATTATGGTTTTTGATATTCAAGATGTTGGTGTGCGTTTTTATACCTACATCTCCACCTTGCATTATGTGATGGAAGCTTGTGCTGAGAATAACGTAAAACTTCTCATATTAGATCGTCCTAATCCTAATGGAAATTATATTGATGGTCCAAAATTAGAAAAAAAACACAGTAGCTTTTTGGGCATGCACACTATTCCATTGGTGCACGGCATGACGATTGGCGAATATGCCGAAATGATTAATGGTGAAGGTTGGTTAAAAGACAATGCTAAATGTGATATTACTATTGTTGAGATGGAACATTATAACCATGAAAAAACCTATAGTTTACCGATAAGACCTTCTCCAAATTTACCTAATGACCAATCAATAACTTTATATCCTAGTTTAGGTTTGTTTGAAGGCACAAACATTAATGCTGGTCGTGGTACTGAGTTTCAGTTTCAACGTTATGGTGCGCCATTTTTAGATGCATCACATTATACCTTTACCTATACTCCAAAACCTAATTTTGGCTCTAAATATCCTAAGCATAAAGATGAACTCTGTTATGGTGAAGATTTATCAAATATAAAAGCTGAAAGACAATTTACTTTAAAGTATGTGATTGACGCTTACACTAATGCTACCGATAAAAGTAAAGTGTTTAATACTGCGAACTTCACCAAACATGCTGGTACAGAAAAACTACAACAGCAAATAGAATCTGGAATGAGCGAAGAAGCCATTAGGGCAACATGGA
- a CDS encoding potassium channel family protein encodes MSNPLLRLFRSKIYTALILLLILMFIGIVGYRFISDYDWVDAIYMTVITITTVGFAEVNPLDTQSKIFTVFLILASVVIVGYAISIITEYILSRNNFEDIKQRKMQKEIEAMSNHIIICGFGRNGKQASIKLQDYGKPFVIIERNKDIIERLQEDGLPYVFGNANEDETLIQAGIERASTLITALPSDADNLFVVLSARQINKALCIISRASQETSYNKLKLAGANNVILPDKIGGDHMASLVVIPDLVEFIDNLGIVGERNINIEEVKVEQLYSLDAVKTIRELDLRKKTGCTVIGFKDEKGEYIVNPEADTRLVPGSKIIVLGRPEQINKLNSEFNIEQDT; translated from the coding sequence ATGAGTAATCCATTGTTAAGATTATTTAGGTCTAAAATATATACTGCACTAATATTGCTTTTAATACTTATGTTTATTGGCATTGTTGGGTATAGGTTCATTTCAGACTACGATTGGGTTGATGCTATCTACATGACTGTAATAACAATAACAACGGTAGGTTTTGCAGAAGTAAACCCATTAGATACGCAGTCAAAAATATTTACTGTGTTTTTAATATTAGCCAGTGTGGTCATTGTAGGTTATGCCATATCTATAATTACAGAATATATTTTAAGTAGAAATAATTTTGAAGACATAAAACAACGTAAAATGCAAAAGGAAATTGAAGCCATGTCCAACCATATTATTATTTGTGGTTTTGGACGCAACGGAAAGCAAGCATCAATAAAACTACAAGATTACGGTAAACCCTTTGTTATCATTGAACGTAATAAGGATATTATAGAACGTTTACAAGAAGACGGATTACCTTATGTATTTGGTAACGCCAATGAAGACGAAACATTAATTCAAGCTGGTATAGAGCGTGCAAGTACTTTAATAACAGCATTGCCAAGCGATGCAGATAACTTATTTGTTGTGCTCTCTGCGAGGCAAATCAATAAAGCGCTATGTATAATTAGTAGAGCCTCTCAAGAAACCTCGTATAACAAATTAAAATTAGCAGGTGCCAACAACGTTATTTTGCCAGATAAAATAGGTGGCGATCACATGGCATCTTTGGTAGTTATACCAGATTTAGTAGAGTTTATTGATAATTTAGGTATTGTAGGTGAGCGTAATATAAATATTGAAGAGGTTAAGGTAGAACAACTTTATAGCCTAGATGCCGTAAAAACAATTAGAGAGTTAGATCTAAGAAAAAAAACAGGATGTACTGTTATTGGTTTTAAGGATGAAAAAGGCGAATATATTGTTAACCCTGAGGCAGATACAAGACTTGTTCCAGGTTCAAAAATTATTGTTTTAGGTCGCCCAGAGCAAATAAATAAACTCAACTCCGAGTTTAATATAGAACAAGACACATAG
- a CDS encoding ABC transporter permease produces MNFELFIAKRIIGNKAYKSSVSAPIIKIGIAAIAIGIIVMLIAIATGLGLQQKIRDKVVAFNGHIEITNYDTNASDESQVPISSDQDFYPNFNAVEEVTHIQGIATKFAVIRTDTDFEGVVIKGVGADYKWDYFKEFLVEGRLPDFSGKRNEEILISSYLASRLGFKVGDTFQTLFGENLNKMPRIINYEIVGIYNSGFQELDEKFCIADLRHIQRLNKWEANEIGSFEVFVDDFSNIEETYNAVFKEIPSLLNATPVNQKYYTVFEWIKIFDNNTYGIIAIMIIVAGINMITALLVLILERTQMIGILKALGSSNWSIRKVFLYNASYLIGLGLLWGNLLGLGLLFAQKYFKLFPLNPDTYYVSEAPVYISLDYILILNIGTFIACLLMLLIPSVIISKISPVKAIRFD; encoded by the coding sequence TTGAATTTCGAACTGTTTATAGCTAAACGCATTATTGGCAATAAAGCGTATAAAAGTAGTGTTTCGGCACCAATAATTAAAATTGGTATTGCGGCAATTGCTATCGGTATTATAGTAATGCTTATTGCTATTGCAACCGGTTTAGGGCTTCAGCAAAAAATTAGAGATAAGGTAGTTGCCTTTAATGGTCATATAGAAATTACAAATTATGATACCAATGCTTCAGATGAATCTCAGGTGCCAATCTCTTCAGATCAGGATTTTTATCCAAACTTCAATGCTGTAGAAGAAGTAACGCACATACAAGGTATTGCTACAAAATTCGCAGTAATTAGAACCGATACTGATTTTGAAGGCGTCGTTATTAAAGGCGTAGGAGCCGATTATAAATGGGATTATTTTAAAGAATTTTTGGTAGAAGGTCGATTACCAGATTTTTCAGGAAAACGTAATGAGGAAATATTAATTTCAAGCTATTTAGCAAGCCGATTAGGTTTTAAAGTTGGTGATACATTTCAAACCTTGTTTGGTGAAAATCTTAATAAAATGCCTCGTATAATTAATTATGAAATTGTAGGTATTTATAATTCTGGTTTTCAGGAACTAGATGAAAAATTCTGTATTGCAGATTTGCGTCATATTCAACGTTTAAATAAATGGGAAGCTAATGAAATTGGAAGTTTTGAGGTGTTTGTTGATGACTTTTCAAACATAGAAGAAACTTATAATGCTGTGTTTAAAGAAATCCCCTCCTTGTTAAATGCTACACCAGTAAACCAAAAGTATTACACCGTATTTGAGTGGATAAAAATTTTTGATAACAATACCTATGGCATTATAGCTATTATGATAATTGTTGCCGGAATAAACATGATTACAGCCTTGTTGGTCTTAATTTTAGAGCGTACCCAAATGATAGGTATTCTTAAGGCTTTAGGTAGTTCTAACTGGTCTATAAGAAAAGTGTTTTTGTACAACGCATCCTATCTTATTGGTTTAGGTTTGCTTTGGGGAAATTTACTAGGTTTAGGCTTGTTGTTTGCTCAAAAGTATTTCAAGCTTTTTCCGCTTAATCCAGATACTTATTATGTAAGTGAAGCGCCAGTATACATAAGTTTAGATTATATTTTGATTCTAAATATCGGAACCTTTATTGCATGTTTATTAATGCTTTTAATACCATCGGTTATAATTTCTAAGATATCGCCAGTAAAAGCCATTCGGTTTGATTAA